The following proteins are co-located in the Cytophagia bacterium CHB2 genome:
- a CDS encoding amiloride-sensitive sodium channel family protein: protein MILLNWLTVTGLLLCLCGVVIFALGFVIPKVQALEVGVARIPGETAEENLGLPAVCDRRRMARRALWGLLFLVAGFILQIIGHMLQWPLPQ, encoded by the coding sequence ATGATTCTGCTCAATTGGCTGACCGTCACCGGCCTGCTGCTGTGTCTGTGCGGGGTGGTGATTTTCGCTTTGGGATTCGTCATTCCGAAAGTGCAGGCTCTTGAAGTCGGCGTCGCGCGCATTCCCGGCGAAACCGCGGAAGAAAACCTCGGGCTGCCGGCGGTGTGTGATCGGCGTCGCATGGCGCGGCGGGCGTTGTGGGGACTGCTGTTTCTGGTGGCCGGTTTCATTCTACAGATCATTGGGCATATGCTGCAATGGCCGCTGCCGCAGTGA